Proteins from a genomic interval of Gemmatimonadota bacterium:
- a CDS encoding T9SS type A sorting domain-containing protein — MKKAAFFGFSLLLISILFVSSTFAQDSPQWHLPKGATVRLGKGGIYDIAYSPDGKFLAVGASIGVWIYDVHTGAELDLLTGHTTPVESLAFSPDGKTLASGGRWSDRTIRLWDVATWKLKATLTGHTSRISDMAFSPDSTTLASSSGDKTVRLWDARTGQHKATLAGHTKAVYSVAFSPDGRTLATGGGWDDNTIRLWYTSTGEIKATLTTGLTGGVEALAFSPDGITLASGGGGNDKIQLRDARTGQLKGSLTTGHTGGVETLAFSPDGTILASGDHSWNDDTMQLWYTSTRELKATLTRHTSGFGTLAFSPDGTTLASSSGGEIWLWDVATGQFKAPFAAHKGSSLDILFSPDGTTLATGSGKVVMLWEVATWQPKTILKGHTDTIRTIAFSPDGRTLASGSSDHTVRLWDVTTGQFKTALIGHTYGINSVAFSPDGNTLATANGHWDRTLRLWDVHTGQQYATFRWGISTITSVAFSPNGSILAAGSTDNTIRLWNPVTGQLKAMLTGHRAFIRDIVFSPDGTMVASGSQDKTVGLWDVATGQLKATLAEHTYDVYSIAFSPDGRTLASGGGDNMVRLWDIATGRLQATLIGHTVGVRSVVFNPAGTILASGSADGTVLVWEFTPRTKPGDINRDGVVNILDVTFVGSNLGQTGQNDADVNGDGVVDILDLVKVAAAFSDTMIPTAPIAFLLLARGERGGSSNLNREVVQEWIDMAHTADDGSLVYRRGIAVLEQLLAALPPRETALLPNYPNPFNPETWIPYRLAHAADVTLTIYDTKGVPVRRLDLGHQSAGYYTDRVKAAYWDGRNEGGESVASGVYFYSLSAGDYSATRKMLIVK; from the coding sequence TATACGATGTACACACCGGGGCAGAACTGGATCTACTCACAGGGCATACGACGCCGGTTGAGAGTTTAGCGTTCAGTCCAGATGGAAAAACGCTCGCAAGTGGGGGAAGATGGAGTGACAGGACAATACGACTGTGGGATGTCGCAACATGGAAACTCAAAGCCACTCTCACAGGGCATACAAGCCGTATCTCAGATATGGCATTCAGTCCGGATAGCACCACACTCGCAAGTAGCAGTGGCGACAAGACAGTGCGGCTATGGGATGCACGCACAGGACAGCACAAAGCCACCCTCGCTGGACATACAAAAGCAGTCTATAGTGTAGCATTTAGTCCGGATGGAAGGACGCTGGCAACCGGGGGTGGTTGGGACGACAACACCATCCGGCTGTGGTATACAAGCACGGGCGAGATAAAAGCGACCCTTACTACTGGACTGACGGGTGGGGTTGAGGCACTCGCATTCAGTCCGGACGGCATCACCCTCGCAAGTGGAGGTGGTGGAAACGACAAGATACAACTGAGGGATGCACGGACAGGACAACTCAAAGGCAGCCTCACCACTGGACATACAGGTGGAGTTGAAACTTTAGCATTCAGTCCGGACGGAACAATACTTGCAAGTGGGGACCACAGTTGGAATGACGATACGATGCAACTGTGGTATACAAGCACGCGAGAGTTAAAAGCGACCCTCACACGTCATACGAGCGGGTTTGGAACGCTCGCATTCAGTCCGGACGGCACCACCCTCGCAAGTAGCAGTGGGGGCGAAATATGGTTGTGGGATGTTGCCACGGGACAATTCAAAGCACCTTTCGCAGCGCATAAGGGTAGCAGTTTAGATATATTGTTCAGTCCGGATGGCACCACACTCGCAACTGGAAGCGGGAAGGTAGTGATGTTATGGGAGGTTGCTACCTGGCAACCTAAAACCATCCTCAAGGGACATACGGACACCATTAGGACGATAGCGTTCAGTCCGGATGGTCGGACACTGGCGAGTGGGAGTTCAGACCACACAGTACGGCTATGGGACGTTACCACAGGACAATTCAAAACCGCCCTTATCGGGCATACGTACGGCATCAACAGTGTAGCGTTCAGTCCAGATGGTAACACGCTTGCCACTGCAAATGGACACTGGGACAGGACGTTGCGTCTCTGGGATGTCCACACAGGGCAACAGTACGCCACTTTTAGGTGGGGAATATCGACTATCACGAGTGTAGCATTTAGCCCAAATGGCTCGATTCTCGCGGCTGGGAGTACAGACAATACAATCCGGCTGTGGAATCCGGTCACAGGACAGCTTAAAGCCATGCTTACCGGGCATAGAGCTTTTATCAGAGATATAGTGTTCAGTCCGGACGGCACCATGGTGGCAAGTGGAAGTCAGGACAAAACGGTGGGACTGTGGGACGTTGCCACCGGGCAACTCAAAGCGACGCTTGCAGAACACACATACGATGTCTATAGTATCGCGTTCAGTCCGGATGGGCGGACACTCGCAAGCGGCGGCGGGGATAATATGGTACGCCTGTGGGACATCGCTACTGGTCGGCTTCAAGCCACCCTTATAGGGCATACGGTCGGTGTCCGTAGTGTAGTGTTCAATCCGGCTGGCACCATCCTCGCAAGTGGGAGTGCGGATGGCACAGTGCTCGTGTGGGAATTCACCCCTAGAACGAAACCCGGAGATATCAACCGCGATGGGGTGGTGAACATTTTGGATGTAACCTTCGTTGGATCAAACTTGGGACAAACAGGGCAGAATGATGCCGATGTCAACGGAGATGGCGTTGTTGATATTCTGGATCTCGTCAAGGTTGCTGCCGCGTTCAGCGACACGATGATTCCCACCGCACCAATCGCATTCCTGCTCCTTGCACGCGGGGAGAGAGGCGGTTCGTCAAATCTCAACCGAGAGGTAGTTCAGGAGTGGATCGATATGGCTCACACCGCAGATGACGGTTCCCTTGTCTATCGGCGCGGCATTGCCGTACTTGAACAACTTTTGGCAGCATTGCCACCGCGAGAGACAGCACTTTTGCCAAACTATCCCAATCCGTTCAATCCAGAGACGTGGATTCCGTATCGCCTCGCCCATGCCGCTGACGTAACCCTCACCATCTATGATACAAAGGGAGTGCCGGTACGTCGATTGGATTTGGGGCATCAGTCTGCGGGGTATTACACGGATCGGGTAAAGGCAGCCTATTGGGATGGTCGTAACGAGGGCGGAGAATCGGTCGCAAGCGGGGTTTACTTTTATAGCCTGTCAGCAGGGGATTACTCCGCAACGCGCAAGATGCTTATTGTGAAGTAG